The Pan troglodytes isolate AG18354 chromosome 1, NHGRI_mPanTro3-v2.0_pri, whole genome shotgun sequence genome includes a region encoding these proteins:
- the THBS3 gene encoding thrombospondin-3 isoform X16: MEVYEYPGYRCGPCPPGLQGNGTHCSDINECAHADPCFPGSSCINTMPGFHCEACPRGYKGTQVSGVGIDYARASKQVCNDIDECNDGNNGGCDPNSICTNTVGSFKCGPCRLGFLGNQSQGCLPARTCHSPAHSPCHIHAHCVFERNGAVSCQCNVGWAGNGNVCGTDTDIDGYPDQALPCMDNNKHCKQDNCLLTPNSGQEDADNDGVGDQCDDDADGDGIKNVEDNCRLFPNKDQQNSDTDSFGDACDNCPNVPNNDQKDTDGNGEGDACDNDVDGDGIPNGLDNCPKVPNPLQTDRDEDGVGDACDSCPEMSNPTQTDADSDLVGDVCDTNEDSDGDGHQDTKDNCPQLPNSSQLDSDNDGLGDECDGDDDNDGIPDYVPPGPDNCRLVPNPNQKDSDGNGVGDVCEDDFDNDAVVDPLDVCPESAEVTLTDFRAYQTVVLDPEGDAQIDPNWVVLNQGMEIVQTMNSDPGLAVGYTAFNGVDFEGTFHVNTVTDDDYAGFLFSYQDSGRFYVVMWKQTEQTYWQATPFRAVAQPGLQLKAVTSVSGPGEHLRNALWHTGHTPDQVRLLWTDPRNVGWRDKTSYRWQLLHRPQVGYIRVKLYEGPQLVADSGVIIDTSMRGGRLGVFCFSQENIIWSNLQYRCNDTVPEDFEPFRRQLLQGRV; this comes from the exons ATGGAAGTGTACGAGTACCCAGGCTACCGCTGTGGGCCCTGCCCCCCTGGCCTGCAGGGCAACGGCACCCACTGCAGTGACATCAATGAG TGTGCTCACGCTGACCCCTGTTTCCCGGGCTCCAGCTGCatcaacaccatgcccggcttccaCTGTGAGGCCTGTCCTCGAGGGTACAAGGGCACACAGGTGTCTGGTGTGGGCATTGACTATGCCCGGGCCAGCAAACAG GTCTGCAATGACATCGATGAATGCAACGATGGCAACAATGGTGGCTGTGACCCAAACTCCATCTGCACCAACACTGTG GGCTCTTTCAAGTGTGGTCCCTGCCGCCTGGGTTTCCTGGGCAACCAGAGCCAGGGCTGCCTCCCAGCCCGGACCTGCCACAGCCCAGCCCACAGCCCCTGCCACATCCATGCTCACTGTGTCTTTGAACGCAATGGTGCAGTGTCCTGCCAG TGTAACGTGGGCTGGGCTGGGAATGGGAACGTGTGTGGGACTGACACAGACATCGATGGCTACCCAGACCAAGCACTGCCCTGCATGGACAACAACAAACACTGCAAACAG GACAACTGCCTTTTGACACCCAACTCTGGGCAGGAAGATGCTGATAATGATGGTGTGGGGGACCAGTGTGATGATGATGCTGATGGGGATGGGATCAAGAATGTTGAG GACAACTGCCGGCTGTTCCCCAACAAAGACCAGCAGAACTCAGATACAGATTCATTTGGTGATGCCTGTGACAATTGCCCCAACGTTCCCAACAATGACCAGAAGGACACAGATGGCAATGGGGAAGGAGATGCCTGTGACAACGACGTGGATGGGGATG GCATCCCCAATGGATTGGACAATTGCCCTAAAGTCCCCAACCCACTACAGACAGACAGGGATGAGGATGGGGTGGGAGATGCTTGCGACAGCTGCCCTGAAATGAGCAATCCTACCCAG ACAGATGCAGACAGCGACCTGGTGGGGGATGTCTGTGATACTAATGAAGACAG CGATGGGGATGGGCATCAGGACACCAAGGACAACTGCCCACAGCTGCCAAATAGCTCCCAGCTGGACTCTGATAACGATGGACTTGGAGATGAGTGTGATGgggatgatgacaatgatggcaTCCCAGATTATGTGCCTCCTGGTCCTGATAACTGCCGCCTGGTACCCAATCCCAATCAGAAGGACTCAGATG GCAATGGCGTTGGTGATGTGTGTGAGGATGACTTTGACAATGATGCGGTGGTCGACCCCCTGGATGTGTGTCCTGAAAGTGCAGAGGTAACGCTTACGGATTTTCGGGCCTATCAGACCGTCGTCCTGGATCCTGAGGGTGATGCTCAGATTGACCCAAACTGGGTTGTGCTCAACCAG GGCATGGAAATCGTTCAGACCATGAACAGTGACCCTGGCTTGGCAGTTG gataCACGGCCTTCAATGGTGTGGACTTTGAAGGCACCTTCCATGTGAACACAGTGACTGATGATGACTACGCAGGCTTTCTCTTCAGTTATCAAGACAGTGGCCGCTTCTACGTAGTCATGTGGAAGCAGACCGAGCAGACCTACTGGCAGGCTACACCCTTCCGGGCGGTTGCCCAGCCCGGGCTGCAGCTCAAG GCAGTGACATCAGTGTCTGGCCCAGGTGAGCACCTCCGAAATGCCCTGTGGCATACTGGCCACACCCCTGATCAGGTACGACTGCTGTGGACAGACCCACGAAATGTGGGCTGGCGGGACAAGACCTCCTATCGCTGGCAGCTTCTGCACCGGCCTCAAGTTGGCTACATTCG GGTGAAGCTCTATGAGGGACCCCAGCTTGTGGCGGATTCTGGGGTGATCATTGACACATCCATGCGAGGGGGGCGTCTTGGTGTATTCTGCTTCTCCCAAGAAAACATAATTTGGTCCAATCTCCAGTATCGATGCAATG ACACAGTGCCTGAGGACTTTGAGCCATTCCGGAGGCAGCTGCTCCAGGGAAGGGTGTGA